A single Fusobacterium hominis DNA region contains:
- a CDS encoding toxin-antitoxin system YwqK family antitoxin gives MVNQYNKEGKKEGLWVKNYDNGVVQEEKRYVNGIREGEYRSYYLNGQLETKKTYKNGNIDGVYETYYIDGKLNSIRHLVNGENKGLAEEFYPNGVLKRRAIYTGMSTTSENIKYYPNGQVKVEVNLKDGMMYGPYKEYYSNGALYIECNYGENGKLNGEYKEYDTSGHLIKKSIYVNGKC, from the coding sequence ATGGTCAATCAATATAATAAGGAAGGTAAAAAAGAAGGTTTATGGGTTAAAAATTACGACAATGGAGTTGTGCAAGAAGAAAAAAGATATGTAAATGGTATTAGAGAGGGTGAATACAGATCTTACTATTTAAACGGACAACTAGAGACAAAAAAGACTTATAAAAATGGAAATATTGATGGAGTCTATGAAACTTACTATATTGATGGCAAATTAAACTCTATAAGACACTTGGTAAATGGAGAAAACAAAGGACTTGCAGAAGAATTTTATCCAAATGGTGTTTTAAAAAGAAGAGCAATATACACTGGAATGTCTACAACTAGTGAAAATATTAAATATTACCCAAATGGACAAGTTAAAGTTGAAGTAAATCTAAAAGATGGTATGATGTATGGTCCTTATAAAGAGTATTATTCAAATGGAGCTCTATATATTGAGTGTAATTATGGAGAAAATGGAAAATTAAATGGAGAATATAAAGAGTACGATACTTCTGGCCATCTTATAAAAAAATCTATTTATGTTAATGGGAAGTGCTAA
- a CDS encoding GNAT family N-acetyltransferase codes for MIFRYGIDKDFEISKKIWLECFTDSKEEVEFYFSNLYSKENYLILEEDNKIKASLHENKYNLIINKEEVNSFYIVAVAVSPEYRGRGYMDKLLRKSLEQSRKNGYEIVYLSPINAAIYRKYGFDYICNYEKVIFSTEEISTTGFDGEDSIEKIELNLIDKYICDLMDIYNNQMKDFFIYVKRDRKAFKNLLKEVISDGGEIYIFYRDNIPLGYIIFYKNEKIEVRELFSKNIEVKKKFLSFLKTFKEYYPTVEINTPVRDQINFCFKNQEKIEKKDIPFIMGRIVNPQQILKRIDFNGLNFNIWIEDKYLPINDGIYKIMGNDIQRTDKKWDIKIDIGSLSQLLFGYFTLDELIFQNKLSVNNIGIIEALKKEHIFDLKKSYIQDYQ; via the coding sequence TTGATATTTAGATACGGGATAGATAAAGATTTTGAAATTTCTAAAAAAATTTGGTTAGAATGTTTTACAGATTCTAAAGAGGAAGTAGAATTTTATTTTTCAAATCTTTATAGTAAAGAAAATTATTTGATATTAGAAGAAGATAATAAAATAAAAGCATCATTACATGAAAATAAATATAATCTCATTATAAATAAAGAAGAAGTAAATTCTTTTTATATAGTTGCTGTAGCAGTGTCACCAGAGTATAGAGGACGTGGATATATGGATAAATTATTACGTAAATCTTTAGAGCAAAGTAGAAAAAATGGTTATGAAATAGTTTATTTGTCCCCTATAAATGCAGCAATATATAGAAAATATGGATTTGATTATATTTGTAATTATGAAAAAGTAATTTTTTCTACTGAAGAGATATCCACTACTGGATTTGATGGTGAAGATAGTATTGAAAAAATTGAATTGAACTTGATTGATAAATATATTTGTGATTTAATGGATATATATAATAATCAAATGAAAGATTTTTTTATATATGTAAAAAGAGATAGAAAAGCCTTTAAAAATTTATTAAAAGAAGTAATTAGTGATGGTGGAGAGATTTATATTTTTTATAGAGATAATATTCCATTGGGTTATATTATTTTTTATAAAAATGAAAAAATTGAAGTGAGAGAGTTATTTAGTAAAAATATCGAAGTTAAAAAGAAATTTTTATCTTTTCTTAAAACATTTAAAGAATATTATCCTACTGTAGAAATTAACACTCCTGTTAGAGATCAAATTAATTTTTGCTTTAAAAATCAAGAAAAAATAGAAAAAAAAGATATTCCATTTATTATGGGAAGAATAGTAAATCCTCAACAAATTTTAAAACGAATAGATTTTAACGGGTTAAATTTTAATATATGGATAGAGGATAAATATTTACCAATTAATGATGGCATTTATAAAATTATGGGAAACGATATTCAAAGAACAGATAAAAAATGGGATATAAAAATTGATATAGGAAGCTTATCACAATTATTGTTTGGATATTTTACTCTAGATGAATTAATATTTCAAAATAAACTTTCAGTAAATAATATAGGTATCATAGAAGCATTAAAAAAAGAGCATATTTTTGACTTAAAAAAAAGTTATATTCAAGATTATCAATAA
- a CDS encoding acyl-CoA thioesterase: MYCFNYKIKDEDINYGGHVGNERALLFFQMARINFFESMGLTELDLGEGAGVIQKNGFIEYNRQLFLNDIISINITDIEFSKSSFNIKYEIYNEENFKVINGSTLLVCYDYKANKVRKIPENFKMKATMIIQGDK; this comes from the coding sequence ATGTACTGTTTTAATTATAAAATAAAAGATGAAGATATCAACTATGGTGGTCATGTTGGAAATGAAAGAGCTTTATTATTTTTTCAGATGGCAAGAATTAATTTTTTTGAATCTATGGGTCTAACAGAATTAGATCTAGGAGAAGGAGCTGGAGTTATTCAGAAAAATGGATTTATTGAATACAATAGACAACTTTTTTTAAATGATATCATTTCAATAAACATAACAGATATTGAATTTTCAAAATCTAGTTTCAATATAAAATATGAAATTTATAACGAAGAAAATTTTAAAGTTATAAATGGATCTACACTTTTAGTTTGTTATGATTACAAGGCAAATAAAGTTAGAAAAATACCTGAAAACTTTAAAATGAAAGCTACCATGATTATTCAAGGTGATAAATAA
- a CDS encoding DUF523 domain-containing protein, translated as MNILVSACLLGVCCRYDGQSKPNHNILNLIKTHNLIPICPEQLGGLETPRLPAEMQNDKVIRKDGKDVTFEYNKGATEALKIAKLFDCKIAILKEKSPSCGYKEVYDGSFSKKLIPKQGVTALLLEKNGIKVIGENSLEFLK; from the coding sequence ATGAATATTTTAGTAAGTGCCTGTCTTTTAGGAGTGTGCTGCCGTTATGATGGACAATCTAAACCTAATCATAATATTTTAAATCTTATTAAAACACACAATTTAATTCCTATATGTCCTGAACAATTAGGTGGACTTGAAACACCTAGATTGCCTGCAGAAATGCAAAATGATAAAGTTATCAGAAAAGATGGAAAAGACGTTACTTTTGAATATAATAAAGGTGCTACTGAAGCACTTAAAATTGCAAAATTATTTGATTGTAAAATAGCAATACTCAAAGAAAAAAGTCCATCATGTGGTTATAAAGAGGTCTATGACGGTTCTTTTTCTAAAAAACTTATTCCTAAACAAGGGGTCACAGCTTTACTTTTAGAAAAAAATGGAATAAAAGTAATTGGAGAAAATTCTTTAGAATTTTTAAAATAG
- a CDS encoding FAD-binding protein, which yields MKKLTSLVTSVILGMFLVVLNCFGAQKTTAEARTSGFGGEMKLEIVTEGEKIEDIKVISHKETSHLMDRAFPIIKERILKAQSPIVDSVSGASYTSFAVKRAVADVMKKNGVDYGRITFKTKAPEQPAVVLEDVNTEVVIVGGGPAGLAAAISAKEAGVKDVIVIEKLDILSGNGKFDMNFFDMINSKAQKANGINDTVEAFIKDKANPRDTIERTKAQAEGAYVLDEWLRSFGVNLNYNYGLRNHMAESNAYAGAHIQDGMEKKVKELGVDVRTGTKGLDLIMKDGNAVGVKVQQKNNTYNINAKAVIIATGGFAANKDYLAKYAPGSERVQTSNQLGATGDFIPVFEKNNLKMENMEVLSVFKTIISSTRDLTGAGEGFIFVNKNGERFVDENQSGLPTAYAILDQPESKVYYIYDQDLYDSSYRLQKHTAQGLHVKANTLDELATKLNIPADNLKKIVEDFNKAVRGEIKDKYSEKITGKEFKTEGPYYGVQVESAIHMTKGGVTANEKAEVLHRDGHVVKGLYAAGEVTNTTGAYSAAVIFGRIAGQNAAEFIKNSK from the coding sequence ATGAAAAAACTAACTTCATTGGTTACTTCTGTTATTCTTGGAATGTTCCTTGTAGTTTTAAATTGTTTTGGTGCACAAAAAACTACTGCTGAAGCTAGAACGTCAGGGTTTGGTGGAGAGATGAAACTTGAGATTGTAACAGAGGGAGAAAAAATTGAGGATATCAAAGTTATATCTCATAAAGAAACTTCACATTTAATGGACAGAGCTTTCCCTATTATTAAGGAAAGAATTTTAAAGGCACAGTCACCTATAGTAGATAGTGTGTCTGGAGCATCTTATACATCATTTGCTGTAAAAAGAGCAGTTGCTGATGTAATGAAAAAAAATGGTGTAGATTATGGAAGAATTACTTTTAAAACTAAAGCACCTGAGCAACCAGCTGTAGTTTTAGAAGATGTAAATACTGAAGTTGTAATCGTAGGTGGAGGTCCTGCTGGACTTGCTGCTGCTATTTCTGCTAAAGAAGCAGGAGTAAAAGATGTAATTGTTATTGAAAAATTGGATATTCTTAGTGGAAACGGAAAGTTTGATATGAACTTTTTTGATATGATTAATTCAAAAGCTCAAAAAGCTAATGGAATTAATGATACAGTAGAAGCTTTTATTAAAGATAAAGCTAACCCAAGAGATACAATAGAACGTACAAAAGCACAAGCTGAAGGAGCTTATGTATTAGACGAATGGTTAAGGAGTTTTGGGGTAAATTTAAATTATAACTATGGATTGAGAAATCATATGGCAGAATCTAATGCTTATGCTGGGGCTCACATTCAAGATGGAATGGAGAAAAAAGTAAAAGAATTAGGTGTTGATGTTCGTACTGGGACAAAAGGGTTAGACCTTATAATGAAAGATGGAAATGCTGTAGGAGTAAAAGTACAGCAAAAAAATAATACATATAATATAAATGCAAAAGCTGTTATTATAGCTACTGGTGGATTTGCAGCAAATAAAGATTATCTTGCAAAATATGCTCCAGGATCAGAAAGAGTTCAAACTTCAAATCAATTAGGAGCTACTGGAGATTTTATACCTGTATTTGAAAAGAATAATTTAAAGATGGAAAATATGGAAGTATTAAGTGTATTTAAGACAATAATTAGCTCAACTAGAGATCTTACTGGTGCTGGAGAAGGATTTATATTTGTTAACAAAAATGGAGAAAGATTTGTTGATGAAAATCAAAGTGGACTTCCAACAGCTTATGCTATATTAGATCAACCAGAAAGTAAAGTTTATTATATTTATGATCAAGATTTATATGATTCTAGCTATCGTTTACAAAAACATACAGCTCAAGGATTACATGTAAAAGCAAATACTCTTGATGAATTAGCTACAAAATTAAATATTCCAGCTGATAACTTAAAGAAAATAGTTGAGGATTTTAATAAAGCTGTACGTGGAGAAATAAAAGATAAATATAGTGAAAAAATTACTGGAAAAGAATTTAAAACAGAAGGACCATATTACGGAGTACAAGTTGAATCTGCTATTCATATGACAAAAGGTGGAGTAACAGCTAATGAAAAAGCTGAAGTTTTACATAGAGATGGACACGTAGTAAAAGGACTATATGCAGCTGGAGAAGTTACTAATACAACAGGAGCTTATAGTGCTGCAGTTATATTTGGACGTATTGCAGGACAAAATGCTGCTGAATTTATAAAAAACTCAAAATAA
- a CDS encoding TRAP transporter large permease yields the protein MHPLMPVAILFVLFFLDIPIGFALMGSALFYFIFINTTMAMNMVIQQFVTSIESFPYLAVPFFIMVGSVMNYSGISEQLMNMAEVLAGHMKGGLAQVNCLLSAMMGGISGSANADAAMESKILVPQMVKKGFSPAFSAAVTAASSAVSPVIPPGTNLIIYALIANVPVGDMFLAGYTPGILMTLSLMITVNIISRKRNYKPSRDKMATPAEIGRQALKSIWALAIPFGIILGMRMGMFTPTEAGGVAVLFCFLVGFFVYKKLKISHIPVILKETVQSTGAVIIIIASAKVFGYYMTLERIPQMITQGLMDFTNNKFVLLMVINLLLLFVGMFIEGGAALVILAPLLVPAVKALGVDPLHFGVIFIVNIMIGGLTPPFGSMMFTVCSIVRVKLEDFIREVWPFIIALLIVLLIVTYSADIALFIPNLFK from the coding sequence ATGCATCCATTAATGCCCGTAGCTATCTTGTTTGTGCTATTTTTCTTGGATATTCCAATAGGATTTGCACTTATGGGGTCAGCTTTGTTTTATTTTATATTTATAAACACAACAATGGCTATGAATATGGTAATTCAGCAGTTTGTAACATCTATTGAATCTTTTCCATATTTAGCTGTACCGTTCTTTATAATGGTAGGTTCTGTAATGAACTATTCTGGAATTAGTGAGCAACTTATGAATATGGCTGAAGTTTTAGCAGGTCATATGAAAGGTGGACTTGCTCAAGTAAACTGCCTTTTAAGTGCTATGATGGGAGGGATTTCTGGTTCTGCAAATGCTGATGCTGCTATGGAATCTAAAATATTAGTCCCACAAATGGTAAAAAAAGGATTTTCACCAGCATTTTCAGCTGCAGTAACAGCGGCTTCGTCTGCAGTTAGTCCAGTTATACCGCCAGGAACAAATTTGATTATATACGCATTGATAGCAAATGTTCCAGTAGGAGATATGTTTTTAGCAGGATATACTCCAGGTATACTTATGACATTATCTCTTATGATTACCGTAAACATTATCTCAAGAAAAAGAAATTATAAACCATCAAGGGATAAAATGGCAACACCAGCTGAAATAGGTAGACAAGCTTTAAAGTCTATATGGGCTCTTGCAATTCCATTTGGAATAATTTTGGGAATGCGTATGGGAATGTTTACACCTACAGAAGCTGGAGGAGTAGCAGTATTATTTTGTTTTTTAGTTGGTTTCTTTGTATATAAAAAATTAAAAATTTCTCATATTCCGGTTATTTTAAAAGAAACAGTACAAAGTACAGGAGCAGTTATTATAATTATTGCTTCTGCTAAGGTTTTTGGTTATTATATGACATTAGAAAGAATACCTCAAATGATAACACAAGGACTTATGGATTTTACTAATAACAAATTTGTATTACTTATGGTTATAAATCTTCTTTTATTATTTGTAGGAATGTTTATAGAAGGAGGAGCAGCACTAGTTATATTAGCACCACTTCTTGTTCCAGCTGTTAAAGCTCTAGGAGTAGATCCGCTACATTTTGGAGTAATATTTATTGTAAATATAATGATTGGTGGATTAACACCTCCATTTGGATCAATGATGTTTACAGTTTGTTCAATAGTACGAGTAAAATTAGAAGATTTTATTCGAGAAGTTTGGCCTTTTATAATCGCCTTGCTTATTGTGTTATTGATAGTTACATATTCAGCAGACATAGCTTTATTTATACCTAATTTATTTAAATAG
- a CDS encoding TRAP transporter small permease, with product MKKLKEFFQDFELYLGSVFISITILVVIMNVFTRYVLKFTYFWAEEVAVGCFVWTIFLGTAAAYRKKALIGVEAIVVLLPQKVRKFVQFIVYILMTVISGVMCYFGFQYVYSSSKITAALEISYSYINSAIVLSFGLMTFYSIIYTIQSLKELFFTTEEN from the coding sequence ATGAAAAAATTAAAAGAATTTTTCCAGGATTTTGAACTATATCTTGGAAGTGTATTTATATCAATTACTATATTAGTAGTTATAATGAATGTTTTTACAAGATATGTATTGAAATTTACATATTTTTGGGCAGAGGAAGTTGCAGTAGGTTGTTTTGTATGGACAATATTTCTAGGAACAGCAGCTGCTTATAGGAAAAAAGCTCTAATTGGTGTTGAAGCTATAGTTGTACTTTTGCCACAAAAAGTAAGAAAGTTTGTACAATTTATAGTTTATATTTTAATGACTGTTATAAGTGGGGTTATGTGTTATTTTGGATTCCAATACGTATATTCATCTTCAAAAATAACAGCAGCTCTTGAAATTTCATATTCGTATATAAATTCAGCAATCGTTCTTTCATTTGGACTTATGACATTCTATTCTATAATCTATACAATTCAAAGTCTAAAAGAGCTATTTTTTACAACAGAAGAGAATTAA